In Halichondria panicea chromosome 17, odHalPani1.1, whole genome shotgun sequence, a single window of DNA contains:
- the LOC135351402 gene encoding LOW QUALITY PROTEIN: cytochrome P450 3A19-like (The sequence of the model RefSeq protein was modified relative to this genomic sequence to represent the inferred CDS: inserted 1 base in 1 codon; deleted 2 bases in 1 codon), whose amino-acid sequence MIAMRDIARNLVNTRRQEGHQGKYKDMLQLMIDATVDEEGEQSCPVGGKKLTNEQIFGQSMGFLLAGYETTANTISYTAYLLALHPEVQEKLQRDIDSYMEDNPDADVYEATQGIKYLEMVIQESLRLYSPAALTVRLCTKTVTINDLTXPKGVSVTVPIAHLHKDPQYWEEPDKFIPERFTSEEKAKRPQLCYMPFGHAPRGCIGTRFAMLEAKLALIEVLRKFSFVRAPDTEVPLETVFGITMAPKNGVFVKVVPR is encoded by the exons ATGATTGCTATGCGGGATATTGCGAGAAACCTAGTGAACACGCGTAGACAAGAAGGTCATCAAGGAAAG TACAAGGACATGCTTCAGCTGATGATAGACGCTACTGTGGATGAGGAGGGAGAGCAGTCTTGTCCAGTCGGTGGTAAGAAACTGACCAACGAGCAGATTTTTGGTCAAAGTATGGGGTTTCTTTTGGCCGGC TATGAGACCACTGCCAACACCATCTCCTACACGGCCTACTTGTTGGCACTCCACCCTGAAGTGCAGGAGAAGCTCCAGAGGGACATAGACAGTTACATGGAGGACAACCCC GATGCTGATGTCTATGAAGCTACACAAGGAATCAAATATCTGGAAATGGTGATACAAGAGTCTCTTCGCCTCTACTCTCCTGCAGCACT CACTGTACGCCTGTGTACCAAGACTGTCACCATCAATGACCTGA ATCCAAAAGGAGTGTCTGTGACTGTTCCTATTGCACACCTGCACAAGGACCCACAGTATTGGGAGGAACCTGATAAGTTTATCCCTGAAAG GTTCACCTCTGAGGAGAAGGCCAAGCGCCCACAGCTGTGTTACATGCCATTTGGACATGCCCCTCGAGGCTGCATTGGTACAAGGTTTGCTATGCTTGAGGCTAAACTGGCTCTGATTGAAGTGCTGAGGAAGTTCTCTTTTGTGAGGGCCCCCGACACAGAG GTTCCCCTGGAGACTGTGTTTGGGATCACCATGGCTCCCAAGAATGGAGTCTTCGTTAAAGTTGTACCAAGATGA